From Veillonella dispar, one genomic window encodes:
- the topA gene encoding type I DNA topoisomerase, which yields MSIKRSIVIGEPKVASTSKDTKKKSTKKESTTIKRKVAKEALTPMGIVRDKSVLQTSVPPEQREPRVYNPDGKVLVIVESPAKSKTIEKFLGPNYVVKASMGHLRDLPKSQMGIDIEHDFTPRYSNLVTRKKVIDELVSYADESSAVLLATDPDREGEAISWHLAYILNVDPTSTCRITFNEITKNAVAEALESPRTIDMNMVDAQQARRVLDRIVGYKLSPLLWKKVCKGLSAGRVQSVAVRLICEREREIQAFVPQEYWTIEGNFETPKKEAFTAELTHIKGEKIDITTESEAQAVVDAIGGADAVVTNIEKRKRSRKAAPPFTTSTLQQDGVRKLNFGAKRTMMIAQHLYEGLEIGSYGHVGLITYMRTDSTRISKEMQVMAKDYIIHNYGEDYYPSKPNMYGAKGSAQDAHEAIRPTSLELTPKMVEPFLSRDELKLYTLIWNRFMASQMAPQQNESTTIELTVHDDYTFKATGSRVIFPGFSAVYEDAKKEDAPQLPALKKNDAAHTVEVLPEQHFTQPPPRYSEASLIKTLEELGIGRPSTYAPILDTIVSRNYVENTNKQFVPTELGFVVVDFLIAYFEKIINTGFTRDLEEELDAIASGKDTYLKVLSDFYEVFAKELEDASDVDRIEIASMESDETCDLCHSPMVYKFGRYGKFLACSNFPECKNTKPITVGTGVTCPKCKEGEIVERKSRRGRLFYGCNRYPQCDFTLWDKPTHEFCDTCGSIMVEKTYKNGTTKKFCSNEACPTRPPKKTRKKKSEASEETVKESKETKESKNSKKSSKAKKEETTVE from the coding sequence TTGTCCATTAAACGATCAATCGTTATTGGCGAGCCAAAAGTAGCTAGTACTAGTAAAGATACTAAAAAGAAAAGTACTAAGAAAGAGAGTACTACGATAAAGCGTAAGGTTGCTAAAGAAGCCCTTACTCCCATGGGAATTGTACGAGATAAATCTGTACTACAAACGTCCGTGCCACCAGAGCAACGGGAACCACGCGTATATAATCCTGATGGCAAAGTATTGGTTATCGTAGAGTCTCCTGCTAAATCTAAAACAATTGAAAAATTCTTAGGCCCTAACTATGTTGTAAAGGCGAGTATGGGCCACTTACGAGATTTGCCAAAGTCTCAAATGGGCATCGATATCGAACATGATTTCACGCCCCGTTATAGCAATTTGGTAACTCGTAAAAAGGTTATTGATGAACTCGTTTCCTACGCCGATGAAAGTAGTGCCGTATTGCTCGCAACTGACCCTGACCGCGAAGGGGAAGCTATTTCTTGGCATTTAGCGTACATTCTAAATGTAGATCCAACGTCTACATGTCGTATTACGTTCAATGAGATTACTAAAAATGCCGTAGCAGAGGCCTTAGAATCTCCACGTACTATCGATATGAACATGGTTGATGCCCAACAAGCACGCCGTGTATTAGACCGTATCGTAGGCTATAAATTGAGTCCTTTATTATGGAAAAAGGTTTGTAAAGGTCTCAGTGCAGGTCGTGTGCAATCCGTTGCAGTTCGACTTATCTGTGAAAGAGAGCGAGAAATTCAAGCTTTCGTGCCACAAGAATACTGGACTATTGAAGGCAATTTTGAAACGCCTAAAAAAGAGGCTTTCACAGCAGAATTGACTCATATTAAAGGTGAGAAAATCGATATTACTACTGAAAGTGAAGCGCAAGCCGTAGTAGATGCTATTGGCGGAGCCGATGCAGTAGTGACAAATATTGAAAAGCGCAAACGTTCTCGTAAAGCGGCACCTCCCTTTACAACGTCTACGTTGCAACAGGATGGTGTTCGTAAGTTGAACTTTGGTGCAAAGCGTACCATGATGATTGCTCAACATCTTTACGAAGGTCTTGAAATCGGTTCCTATGGTCACGTAGGTTTGATTACGTACATGCGTACAGACTCTACGCGTATCTCTAAAGAGATGCAGGTCATGGCTAAGGATTATATTATTCATAACTATGGTGAAGATTATTATCCTTCTAAACCTAATATGTACGGTGCAAAAGGTTCTGCTCAAGATGCCCATGAAGCAATTCGCCCTACATCTTTAGAGTTAACACCTAAAATGGTAGAGCCCTTCTTGAGTCGTGATGAGCTTAAGTTATATACATTGATTTGGAATCGTTTTATGGCGAGCCAAATGGCACCACAACAAAATGAATCTACAACCATTGAGTTGACGGTTCATGATGATTACACATTTAAAGCGACAGGATCTCGCGTAATCTTCCCAGGTTTTAGTGCTGTCTATGAAGATGCGAAAAAAGAGGATGCTCCTCAATTGCCTGCGCTTAAAAAGAATGATGCAGCTCATACGGTAGAGGTATTGCCTGAACAACATTTCACGCAACCACCTCCACGTTACTCTGAGGCGAGCCTCATCAAAACATTGGAAGAGCTCGGTATTGGTCGTCCAAGTACTTACGCTCCAATTCTAGATACAATCGTAAGCCGTAACTATGTAGAAAATACGAATAAACAATTCGTACCTACAGAGTTAGGCTTTGTAGTGGTAGATTTCTTGATAGCGTACTTTGAAAAAATCATCAATACAGGTTTTACTCGTGATCTAGAAGAAGAACTCGATGCTATTGCATCTGGTAAGGATACATATCTAAAGGTATTGTCTGATTTCTATGAAGTATTCGCTAAAGAGCTAGAAGATGCGAGCGATGTAGATCGCATTGAAATTGCATCTATGGAAAGTGACGAAACGTGCGATCTCTGTCATAGTCCAATGGTATATAAATTTGGTCGCTATGGTAAGTTCCTTGCATGTTCTAACTTCCCAGAATGTAAAAACACTAAACCTATTACGGTAGGGACAGGTGTAACTTGCCCTAAATGTAAAGAAGGGGAAATCGTAGAACGTAAGTCTCGTCGAGGACGTTTGTTCTATGGTTGTAACCGTTATCCACAATGTGATTTCACATTATGGGATAAACCAACCCATGAATTCTGTGATACATGTGGTTCTATTATGGTTGAAAAGACATATAAAAATGGGACGACTAAGAAATTCTGTTCCAATGAAGCATGTCCAACTAGACCTCCAAAGAAAACTAGAAAGAAAAAGAGCGAAGCTAGTGAAGAAACTGTAAAAGAATCTAAAGAAACTAAAGAGTCTAAGAATTCTAAAAAATCTAGCAAAGCTAAAAAAGAGGAAACAACAGTTGAATAA
- the trmFO gene encoding methylenetetrahydrofolate--tRNA-(uracil(54)-C(5))-methyltransferase (FADH(2)-oxidizing) TrmFO yields the protein MNNKNVIVIGAGLAGSEAAWQLANRGIHVDLYEMRPVKSSPAHQTDQFAELVCSNSLRAGNIENAVGLLKEEMRRLGSIIMECADATAVPAGGALAVDRHLFSEMVTEKVKGHPNITVHHEEVTEIPAEGTVIFASGPLTSEALGDKIKELTGETGFYFYDAAAPIVTAESLNYDKVFAASRYDKGDADYLNCPMTEEEYKAFWHELTTAEAVQPKDFEKEIYFEGCMPVEIMASRGEDTLRYGPLKPVGLVDKRTNEESYAVVQLRKENKEGTMFNLVGFQTHLKWGEQKRVFGMIPGLENAEFVRYGVMHRNTYINSPELLNHAFQLKKEPRLFFAGQMTGVEGYLESAASGLMVGLQVDRYLDDRSFIDFPKTTAIGSLSHYVSNYEGSNFQPMNVNFGIMDPWPQKIRKKKEKNALIANRALEELDALKAKENL from the coding sequence TTGAATAATAAAAATGTTATTGTTATTGGCGCAGGGCTAGCTGGCTCTGAGGCGGCTTGGCAACTCGCTAATCGTGGTATTCATGTAGACTTATATGAAATGCGCCCTGTGAAGAGTTCCCCTGCGCACCAAACAGATCAGTTTGCAGAGCTTGTATGTAGTAACTCCTTACGCGCTGGCAATATTGAAAATGCAGTAGGTCTTTTAAAAGAAGAGATGCGTCGTTTAGGCTCCATTATTATGGAATGTGCCGATGCGACAGCTGTACCTGCCGGTGGTGCCTTAGCCGTTGATCGTCACTTGTTCAGTGAAATGGTGACTGAAAAGGTAAAAGGTCACCCTAATATTACAGTGCATCACGAAGAGGTAACCGAGATTCCTGCTGAAGGTACTGTTATTTTTGCTTCTGGTCCCCTTACATCTGAAGCATTAGGGGATAAGATTAAAGAATTAACTGGTGAAACAGGCTTTTACTTCTACGATGCAGCAGCACCTATTGTGACAGCAGAATCTTTGAATTACGATAAAGTATTTGCCGCTTCCCGTTACGATAAGGGCGACGCAGATTATCTTAACTGTCCTATGACAGAGGAAGAGTACAAAGCATTTTGGCATGAGCTTACAACAGCAGAAGCAGTACAACCAAAGGATTTTGAAAAAGAAATCTATTTCGAAGGTTGTATGCCTGTAGAAATTATGGCTAGCCGTGGTGAAGATACATTGCGCTATGGACCATTAAAACCAGTAGGTTTGGTGGATAAACGTACCAATGAGGAGTCTTATGCAGTAGTTCAATTGCGTAAGGAAAATAAGGAAGGTACCATGTTTAACTTGGTAGGCTTCCAAACTCACTTAAAGTGGGGCGAGCAAAAACGTGTATTTGGTATGATTCCAGGCCTTGAAAACGCAGAATTCGTTCGTTATGGTGTTATGCATCGTAATACGTATATCAACTCACCTGAGTTGTTGAACCATGCATTCCAACTAAAAAAAGAACCGCGTTTATTCTTTGCGGGCCAAATGACAGGTGTAGAAGGGTATTTAGAATCTGCTGCTAGTGGTCTTATGGTAGGCTTACAAGTGGATCGTTATTTAGACGACCGTTCATTTATAGACTTCCCTAAAACTACAGCTATCGGTTCTCTTAGCCATTATGTTTCTAACTATGAAGGTTCCAACTTCCAACCTATGAATGTCAACTTTGGCATTATGGATCCATGGCCACAAAAAATCCGCAAGAAAAAAGAGAAAAATGCACTCATTGCTAATCGTGCATTAGAAGAACTAGATGCATTAAAAGCTAAAGAAAATTTATAA
- the lgt gene encoding prolipoprotein diacylglyceryl transferase, whose translation MHQYLFFIGDFPIRAYGAMLALAIICGASVAYVLLKKDGRGWHEHIIDFSITVAVAGLIGARLWDVFFFDWQYYGNHLLEIPFVWQGGMAIQGGVVLGTIAGYWYLRKNNIDFWAFADLFAPALILAQSVGRMANLLNGDAFGHPTGGNFGILYPESTLAHRTYGNQPLWPAEIWEGQIDILIFVALLLFSSFKHAKGQVFVLYAILYSTARFFLEFLRGDYVDLTLGLKSAQMTSLIVIIVGICLFIYLGYLEKKNQPVLETTETAPKTKKRK comes from the coding sequence ATGCATCAATATCTATTTTTTATAGGTGACTTTCCTATCAGGGCTTATGGTGCCATGTTAGCCTTAGCTATCATCTGTGGTGCCTCGGTTGCCTATGTTTTATTAAAAAAAGACGGACGAGGTTGGCATGAACACATCATCGACTTTTCCATTACTGTTGCCGTAGCAGGTCTCATTGGTGCCAGATTATGGGATGTGTTCTTCTTTGATTGGCAGTACTATGGCAATCATTTACTAGAAATCCCCTTTGTATGGCAAGGTGGCATGGCCATTCAAGGCGGTGTCGTTCTTGGCACCATTGCAGGCTATTGGTACTTACGTAAAAATAATATCGACTTTTGGGCCTTTGCCGATTTATTCGCACCAGCATTGATTTTGGCACAATCTGTAGGCCGTATGGCAAATCTCTTAAATGGCGATGCCTTTGGTCATCCTACGGGCGGTAATTTTGGTATTCTCTACCCTGAAAGCACGTTGGCTCATCGCACCTACGGCAATCAACCATTATGGCCAGCCGAAATCTGGGAAGGTCAAATCGACATTCTTATCTTTGTAGCCCTCCTATTATTTAGCTCCTTTAAACATGCTAAAGGTCAAGTATTCGTGCTTTATGCGATTCTCTATTCTACAGCTAGATTCTTCCTTGAATTCTTACGCGGTGACTATGTAGACTTAACATTAGGCTTAAAATCAGCTCAGATGACTAGTCTTATTGTCATCATCGTAGGCATTTGTCTATTTATCTATTTAGGCTACTTAGAAAAGAAAAACCAACCTGTACTTGAAACTACAGAGACAGCGCCTAAAACAAAAAAACGTAAATAA
- a CDS encoding glycosyl hydrolase family 18 protein encodes MIRKSTILKSLTALVMSALSTTAVQAEVLVPVDQFLANTTRHYEANQYKTSYTVYVPQTELQGNAIVLNPAAVGEPVKLPTTSKNGMTYVDIESDPAMLGVSYTKVNGQLTLGPAPQASTVKAPYTMQTPLSWAFDPWPTQGTPYQAKLNASGDNIISPSWFKLHSLGLEASPNVSIDYVNDYKSKGYHVWPLITNRFDPGFTSGILADQSVWKKYAHNLVQYAYIYGFDGYNFDFENIDYADRDRLTAFVAYLSNHLHQYNIKTSIDVTGYSDSPEWSLVYNRSAFANSVDYVVLMAYDETWAKSTTAGPVASYPWVRNHTEKMLSEVPSQKLVLGVPFYMRLWHDTNGYAKGETLAMKNTGSYFANYKDKMTWDDRLKLYYLSIPTGSGSDRIWFEDNTSLGLKLDLVKELQLGGFAAWRKGFEDESTIAMIQGKDLGRGIPKSPTAVAPEPVVEETKPLTKLEQYKLRLEEKEKAKAAKAEAKRKAKEEKELAKRKAKEEAQQAKAEKKRLEEEAKAQKERDAQEVKDKIASYKSHGSVQNTTTKNELTKSVQVVKR; translated from the coding sequence ATGATTCGTAAATCTACTATTTTAAAATCCTTAACAGCTTTAGTAATGTCCGCATTATCTACGACTGCAGTACAAGCTGAGGTATTGGTTCCCGTTGACCAATTCTTAGCAAATACAACGCGTCATTACGAAGCAAATCAATATAAAACATCCTATACGGTGTATGTACCTCAAACAGAGTTACAAGGAAATGCTATTGTTTTAAATCCTGCTGCCGTTGGTGAACCTGTAAAATTGCCAACTACAAGTAAAAATGGCATGACCTATGTTGATATTGAGTCTGATCCAGCTATGCTCGGTGTGAGCTATACAAAGGTCAATGGTCAATTAACATTAGGTCCTGCACCGCAAGCCTCTACAGTAAAAGCTCCTTATACAATGCAGACACCATTGTCTTGGGCCTTTGATCCATGGCCAACACAGGGGACTCCATATCAAGCAAAGCTTAATGCTAGCGGTGATAATATTATTTCTCCAAGCTGGTTCAAATTGCATAGCCTTGGACTCGAAGCAAGTCCTAATGTAAGTATTGATTATGTTAACGATTATAAAAGTAAAGGTTATCACGTATGGCCTTTGATTACGAATCGATTTGATCCTGGCTTTACAAGTGGCATCTTAGCAGATCAATCTGTATGGAAAAAATATGCTCATAACCTTGTACAATATGCCTATATTTACGGATTTGATGGTTATAACTTTGACTTTGAAAATATTGATTATGCCGACCGTGATCGTTTAACAGCGTTTGTAGCATATTTATCTAATCATTTACATCAATACAATATTAAAACATCCATTGATGTAACTGGTTATTCTGATAGCCCAGAATGGTCCTTAGTATATAACCGCAGTGCCTTTGCTAATTCCGTAGACTATGTAGTTCTCATGGCGTATGACGAAACATGGGCTAAAAGTACAACAGCAGGTCCTGTAGCAAGTTATCCATGGGTTCGCAACCATACAGAAAAAATGCTTTCTGAAGTACCATCTCAAAAATTGGTACTTGGTGTACCATTCTATATGCGCTTATGGCATGATACTAATGGCTATGCAAAAGGCGAAACTTTGGCTATGAAAAACACGGGTAGCTATTTTGCAAATTATAAAGATAAAATGACTTGGGATGATCGATTGAAACTATATTATTTATCTATCCCAACTGGCTCTGGTTCTGACCGTATCTGGTTCGAAGATAATACGTCTTTAGGTTTGAAACTAGATCTCGTAAAAGAGTTACAGCTCGGTGGTTTTGCTGCATGGCGTAAAGGCTTTGAAGATGAAAGTACTATCGCTATGATTCAAGGTAAAGACTTAGGTCGTGGCATTCCTAAATCTCCTACAGCAGTCGCTCCTGAACCTGTAGTAGAAGAAACAAAACCATTAACTAAACTTGAACAATACAAATTGCGCTTAGAGGAAAAAGAAAAGGCAAAAGCCGCAAAAGCAGAAGCTAAACGCAAGGCTAAAGAGGAAAAAGAATTAGCTAAACGTAAAGCTAAGGAAGAAGCGCAGCAAGCTAAAGCGGAGAAAAAACGTTTAGAAGAAGAGGCTAAAGCGCAAAAGGAACGTGATGCACAAGAGGTAAAGGATAAAATTGCTTCTTATAAGAGTCATGGTTCTGTTCAAAATACAACTACTAAAAACGAATTAACAAAATCTGTACAAGTAGTAAAACGCTAG